One Lacunisphaera limnophila DNA window includes the following coding sequences:
- a CDS encoding MBL fold metallo-hydrolase — translation MKFPASVLALLLATTAFAQTREVGPYTVHPIMPGVLRIEDANQTNPSGIHRDAEGKTTGFNNCSDMYLIVGGDQALLIDLSNDIKWDTTAVTSLQAVVAQEIGPRKLHIAITHFHGDHTGMLPAFKDNPAVTFWIQTDEFKGREIFPADRTVPIGGDSSLDLGGGVIVDAVKIPGHTDHSTAYFLRGKNFLFSGDGLGSGNGVWIFSAEGFTKYRATVDRLIATIRTPANGIDEQQLIVFGAHYWQKRDKEKLTMQYILDMQTLIGAIKAGTAREEKVTFGPYLNTNFISGEATITWNKADAEKFKAE, via the coding sequence ATGAAATTCCCCGCCTCCGTCCTTGCCCTGCTCCTTGCCACGACCGCGTTCGCCCAGACCCGCGAGGTGGGGCCCTACACCGTCCACCCGATCATGCCGGGCGTGCTGCGCATCGAGGACGCCAACCAAACCAACCCCTCCGGCATCCATCGCGACGCCGAGGGCAAGACGACCGGCTTCAACAACTGCTCCGACATGTATCTCATCGTCGGCGGCGACCAGGCCCTCCTGATCGACCTGTCCAATGACATCAAGTGGGACACCACCGCCGTCACCTCGCTCCAGGCCGTCGTGGCGCAGGAGATCGGGCCCCGCAAGCTGCACATCGCCATCACCCACTTCCATGGCGACCACACTGGCATGCTCCCCGCCTTCAAGGACAACCCGGCCGTCACCTTCTGGATCCAGACCGATGAATTCAAGGGCCGGGAGATTTTCCCCGCGGACCGCACCGTCCCCATCGGCGGCGACTCCTCGCTCGACCTCGGCGGCGGCGTGATCGTCGACGCGGTGAAAATCCCGGGCCACACCGACCATTCCACCGCCTATTTCCTGCGGGGAAAAAACTTCCTGTTCAGCGGCGACGGCCTCGGCTCGGGCAACGGCGTGTGGATCTTCTCCGCGGAGGGTTTTACCAAGTACCGCGCCACCGTCGACCGCCTGATCGCCACCATCCGCACCCCGGCCAACGGTATCGACGAGCAGCAGCTCATCGTCTTCGGCGCCCATTACTGGCAGAAGCGCGACAAGGAAAAGCTCACCATGCAGTACATCCTCGACATGCAGACCCTCATCGGCGCCATCAAGGCCGGCACCGCCCGCGAGGAGAAGGTGACCTTCGGCCCCTACCTCAACACGAACTTCATCTCCGGCGAAGCCACCATCACCTGGAACAAAGCCGACGCCGAGAAATTCAAGGCGGAGTAG
- a CDS encoding GNAT family N-acetyltransferase, which translates to MTPPPAIPPEVSLREVRVSDLPILFEHQLDLEAARLAAFPSRDRAAFMAHWTKIMANPSGLVRTILCNGTVAGNIGAWNDGADRLVGYWIGREFWHRGIASAALVQFLDHEPTRPLWAHVVAYNAASIRVLQKAGFTQAGKEPCELPGGTPSEELIFKR; encoded by the coding sequence GTGACCCCGCCCCCCGCCATCCCGCCCGAGGTTTCCCTGCGCGAGGTCCGCGTCAGCGACCTGCCCATCCTGTTCGAGCATCAGCTTGACCTGGAGGCGGCGCGCCTGGCCGCGTTCCCCTCGCGTGACCGCGCGGCGTTCATGGCGCACTGGACGAAAATCATGGCGAATCCCTCCGGCCTCGTCCGCACCATCCTCTGCAACGGCACGGTCGCCGGGAACATCGGCGCGTGGAACGACGGCGCCGACCGGCTCGTCGGCTACTGGATCGGACGCGAGTTCTGGCACCGCGGCATCGCGAGCGCGGCGCTGGTCCAATTCCTCGATCATGAGCCCACCCGCCCGCTCTGGGCCCACGTGGTGGCGTACAACGCCGCCTCAATCCGCGTCCTGCAAAAAGCCGGCTTCACGCAGGCCGGCAAAGAACCCTGCGAACTCCCCGGCGGCACCCCAAGCGAAGAGCTCATCTTCAAGCGCTGA
- a CDS encoding patatin-like phospholipase family protein: MKTLSLLRILTLAAAGPLVLLPIGCNTIPKTERALGTFPVKMEQAEQELIGSPEWGLALSGGGIRSSLFAIGGLKALHDSGRLKDVKIISSVSGGSYAAYWLYSNNQAQLEESKTKEFGWFSLDDQNFNVRVAELSLTSNFVTNAQYVGALAQGAVTFSPGAAAVNLYDQRLKRTYGARDIKDASITDLHSAVADGQSPYLVVNATVTKPKAQLGWADGLLEMTPLFVGNQQFGYRPWVNEPIQFRRAVAISGSAVTAFLQQPITMPDGKAPAEVTGTDGGKSENLGAIALIRRGVPNIIIFDAEFDPKYRYGAYQNLKNRLAEWNLALSNRELDAYIEGQFSNEAARAVLKQAVHKVDVMTKGTQNKISTIYYVKMALSDDIVTKLRASEGDTEARQYLEDFRGALSNGQQPEVWRKPWTWNQPDWKPERVAAVPAPPLDRWLAAVTWDYSGFLNSPNAPSGFIARRFKFPMYGTEDQSFYGDQAIAYIGLGYLAASEIMK; this comes from the coding sequence ATGAAAACGCTCTCACTTCTCAGAATACTCACGCTGGCGGCGGCAGGTCCCCTCGTTTTGCTGCCGATCGGGTGCAATACCATTCCTAAGACCGAGCGCGCTCTTGGCACTTTTCCGGTCAAGATGGAGCAGGCCGAACAAGAACTGATTGGCTCACCCGAATGGGGATTGGCGCTTTCCGGCGGCGGCATTCGGTCATCCCTGTTCGCCATTGGTGGGCTGAAGGCCCTGCATGATTCCGGACGACTGAAGGACGTTAAGATCATCTCGTCCGTCTCCGGTGGATCCTACGCCGCCTATTGGTTGTACTCGAATAACCAGGCCCAGCTCGAGGAGAGTAAGACCAAGGAATTCGGCTGGTTTTCCCTCGATGACCAAAACTTCAACGTCCGCGTCGCCGAGCTCAGCCTGACCAGCAACTTCGTGACCAACGCACAATATGTCGGGGCACTGGCGCAAGGGGCGGTAACGTTTTCGCCCGGCGCTGCGGCGGTAAATCTCTATGATCAACGCCTGAAACGGACCTATGGAGCAAGGGACATCAAAGATGCCTCCATCACCGATCTGCATTCAGCGGTGGCGGATGGCCAGAGTCCTTACCTCGTGGTGAATGCAACCGTAACCAAGCCAAAGGCACAACTCGGCTGGGCGGACGGCCTTTTGGAGATGACGCCGCTTTTTGTGGGAAACCAGCAGTTTGGTTACCGCCCTTGGGTGAATGAGCCGATCCAGTTCCGAAGGGCCGTTGCAATCTCGGGGTCGGCGGTTACCGCCTTCCTGCAACAACCCATCACCATGCCGGACGGGAAAGCACCCGCCGAGGTAACCGGTACGGATGGCGGGAAATCAGAGAACCTGGGTGCGATCGCACTTATTCGCCGGGGTGTACCCAACATTATCATCTTCGATGCCGAGTTTGATCCGAAATATCGCTACGGCGCCTACCAAAACCTCAAGAACCGTCTCGCGGAGTGGAATCTCGCACTGAGCAACCGGGAACTCGACGCCTATATCGAGGGACAATTCAGCAACGAAGCCGCGAGGGCCGTGCTGAAGCAAGCCGTCCACAAAGTGGACGTCATGACCAAGGGCACCCAGAATAAAATCAGCACGATATACTACGTGAAGATGGCGCTTTCCGATGACATCGTGACCAAGCTGCGCGCGAGCGAGGGCGATACCGAAGCCCGGCAGTACCTCGAGGATTTTCGGGGTGCTCTGAGCAACGGGCAGCAGCCCGAGGTGTGGCGTAAGCCTTGGACTTGGAATCAACCTGACTGGAAGCCCGAACGCGTCGCTGCCGTGCCTGCTCCTCCGCTTGATCGCTGGCTTGCCGCCGTGACCTGGGACTACTCCGGTTTCCTGAATAGCCCCAATGCTCCCTCCGGCTTCATCGCGCGCAGATTCAAATTCCCCATGTACGGAACTGAGGATCAATCCTTTTACGGAGACCAAGCCATCGCCTATATCGGCTTGGGGTACCTCGCGGCTTCAGAAATCATGAAATAG
- a CDS encoding sulfatase family protein: MTLNAIKRLSLAMLGLSLAGLAGAATPPNVIIIFADDLGYGDLACYGHPSIRTPHLDRMAAEGLRFTDFYAAAALCTPSRAALLTGRHAIRSGMTHRPGTRAVLFPDSPGGLPPSEITLAEALKMAGYATALIGKWHLGIHEGSRPRDQGFDHNFGLPYSNDMDRREDVPGEARFRPDPPADGWNVPLLRNEEVIERPADQTTLTKRYTEEAVRFITANRTKPFFLYLAHNMPHTPVFASEAFRGKSPRGAYGDAVEELDWSTGEVLAALRREGLAERTLVIFTSDNGPWLTEREQGGSAGLLRDGKGSTWEGGMRVPGLAWMPGRIAPGVTSEAAGTLDLFPTALALAGQPSPAGVTLDGTDLSPLLFAGRAPPERPFFYYRGSDIYAVRLGPWKAHFFTQGGFGDPARKAHAPPQLFHLARDPSEQFNVAADHPDVLARLRTAVAAHQAAVVPGEPQLQ; this comes from the coding sequence ATGACCCTGAATGCCATAAAACGATTGTCGCTGGCCATGCTCGGATTATCGCTGGCCGGACTGGCGGGCGCGGCCACCCCGCCCAATGTCATCATCATCTTCGCGGACGACCTCGGCTACGGCGACCTGGCGTGCTACGGCCATCCCTCGATCCGCACGCCGCACCTCGACCGCATGGCGGCGGAGGGGCTGCGCTTCACGGACTTCTACGCCGCCGCGGCGCTGTGCACGCCGAGCCGCGCGGCCCTGCTCACCGGCCGCCACGCGATCCGCAGCGGCATGACCCACCGGCCCGGCACCCGCGCGGTGTTGTTTCCCGACTCCCCGGGCGGACTGCCACCGTCGGAAATCACGCTGGCCGAGGCGTTGAAAATGGCGGGCTATGCCACTGCGCTCATCGGCAAATGGCATCTCGGCATTCACGAGGGTTCCCGCCCGCGCGACCAGGGCTTCGACCATAACTTCGGCCTTCCCTACTCCAATGACATGGACCGGCGCGAGGATGTGCCGGGCGAGGCGCGGTTCCGGCCCGATCCGCCGGCCGACGGGTGGAACGTGCCGCTGCTCCGCAACGAGGAGGTCATCGAGCGCCCCGCCGACCAGACCACCCTGACCAAGCGCTACACCGAGGAGGCGGTGAGGTTCATCACGGCCAACCGGACGAAGCCGTTCTTCCTCTACCTCGCGCACAACATGCCGCATACGCCGGTGTTTGCCTCGGAGGCGTTCCGGGGCAAAAGCCCGCGCGGGGCCTACGGCGATGCGGTCGAGGAACTCGACTGGAGCACGGGCGAGGTGCTGGCCGCCCTTCGCCGCGAGGGCCTGGCGGAACGGACCCTCGTCATCTTCACCAGCGACAACGGCCCCTGGCTGACCGAGCGCGAGCAGGGCGGCAGCGCGGGGCTCCTGCGCGACGGCAAGGGCAGCACGTGGGAAGGCGGCATGCGCGTGCCCGGCCTCGCGTGGATGCCCGGCCGCATCGCGCCCGGCGTGACCAGCGAGGCGGCCGGCACCCTCGACCTGTTTCCCACCGCGCTCGCGCTGGCCGGCCAGCCTTCGCCGGCGGGCGTGACCCTCGACGGCACCGACCTCTCTCCGCTGCTGTTCGCCGGCCGCGCGCCGCCGGAACGGCCGTTCTTCTACTACCGCGGCTCGGACATCTACGCGGTCCGGCTCGGTCCCTGGAAGGCGCATTTCTTCACCCAAGGCGGCTTCGGCGACCCCGCGCGCAAGGCGCATGCCCCGCCGCAGTTGTTTCATCTGGCGCGGGATCCGTCCGAGCAGTTCAATGTCGCGGCCGATCATCCGGACGTGCTCGCGCGGCTCCGCACGGCGGTGGCAGCGCACCAGGCCGCCGTCGTGCCGGGTGAACCGCAGTTGCAGTAG
- a CDS encoding formylglycine-generating enzyme family protein, with translation MRVTPASRSLRLVLLAGLIPLIALSGADLFEPTVADDRPAPGPAPAGMVWIPGGEFSLGSKDPRGDLCGGNEPMDDARPIHRVHVDAFWMDRTEVTNADFAGFVAATGYVTVAERPLRPEDFPGVPLASLVPGSVVFTPPDHAVPLDNPLRWWSYVPGASWRHPEGPDSDLTGRAHHPVVHIAYEDAEAYARWAGKRLPTEAEWEFAARGGLAGQAYPWGNDLTPGDRWQANIWQGAFPAQNSAADGTAGAAPVASFPANPYGLHDMAGNVWEWCSDWYRPDAYVRQARADGAVRNPRGPAPADSFDPQEPGLPKRVQRGGSFLCTDQYCTRYRLGTRGKGAPDTGSNHVGFRCVREP, from the coding sequence GTGCGCGTTACCCCCGCCTCCCGGTCCCTTCGCCTCGTCCTGCTGGCCGGTCTGATCCCGCTGATCGCGTTGTCCGGGGCCGACCTTTTCGAGCCCACCGTGGCCGACGACCGCCCCGCCCCCGGCCCGGCACCGGCGGGCATGGTCTGGATCCCCGGCGGCGAATTTTCCCTGGGCAGCAAGGACCCGCGCGGTGACCTGTGCGGCGGTAACGAGCCCATGGATGACGCCCGGCCGATCCACCGCGTCCACGTCGATGCCTTCTGGATGGATCGCACCGAGGTGACCAACGCCGACTTCGCCGGCTTCGTCGCTGCGACCGGCTACGTCACCGTGGCCGAGCGGCCGCTGCGGCCCGAGGATTTTCCCGGCGTGCCCCTGGCCAGCCTCGTGCCGGGCTCTGTGGTCTTCACCCCGCCCGACCACGCCGTGCCGCTCGACAACCCGCTGCGCTGGTGGAGCTACGTGCCCGGCGCCAGCTGGCGGCACCCGGAGGGGCCGGACAGCGACCTCACGGGCCGCGCCCACCACCCCGTGGTCCACATCGCCTACGAGGATGCCGAGGCCTACGCCCGCTGGGCCGGCAAACGCCTGCCCACCGAGGCCGAGTGGGAATTCGCCGCCCGCGGCGGCCTCGCCGGCCAGGCCTACCCGTGGGGCAACGACCTCACCCCCGGCGACCGGTGGCAGGCCAATATCTGGCAGGGAGCGTTCCCGGCGCAAAACTCCGCCGCCGACGGCACCGCGGGCGCGGCTCCCGTCGCCTCGTTCCCCGCCAACCCCTACGGCCTGCACGACATGGCCGGCAACGTCTGGGAATGGTGCAGCGACTGGTACCGGCCCGACGCCTACGTCCGCCAGGCGCGCGCGGACGGCGCCGTGCGCAACCCCCGCGGCCCGGCGCCGGCAGACAGTTTCGACCCGCAGGAACCCGGCCTGCCCAAACGCGTGCAACGCGGCGGCTCCTTCCTCTGCACCGACCAGTATTGCACCCGCTACCGGCTCGGCACCCGCGGCAAGGGCGCCCCCGACACCGGCAGCAACCACGTTGGCTTCCGCTGCGTGCGCGAGCCCTGA
- a CDS encoding sulfatase-like hydrolase/transferase: MNPLRFTTALLLLSALACRAAPERPNIVWLTSEDHGPEMGCYGDPLARTPHVDALAAQGMRYRLVWSTAPVCAPSRTAIISGLYPSSSGGIHMRSRVSLPPGMHLYPHYLRAAGYYTTNNDKEDYNLRAPANLWDASSKTAHWRNRAPGQPFFAIFNSMKSHESQIRKRPHTAVTDPAQVRLPAYHPDTPEVRQDWAQYYDQVSAADADAGARLREIEAAGLAADTIIFYYGDHGRGMPRSKRWPSNSGLHVPLVVYFPERWRHLAPADYTPGGESARFVSFVDLAPTLLSLGGTPPPAWMQGQAFAGPHAVPGRTLLFGERGRMDERLDLVRSVTDGRYVYLRNYLPQVSQGQHVAYQFQTPTTRIWREHYDQGKTNAAQSLFWQVPKAPEELYDLTTDPDEVHNLAALPEHRPVLERLRQALRSHLLEVRDLGFLPERELHARSGTDTPYALARDPARYPLELILETAELASILDPAATPTLVQRAAHADSAVRYWATLGLRLRGAETVRAQAGELTRALADESPDVRIVAAEAFGHFGTAEQRSTALAVLRGLASPGENGVFVALSALQAIEALGDHAAELHPFVAGLDPNGPLPDPRFNGYVASLIESITGKSPAKQP, encoded by the coding sequence ATGAACCCACTCCGATTCACCACGGCCCTGCTCCTCCTGTCCGCGTTGGCCTGCCGTGCCGCCCCGGAGCGCCCGAACATCGTCTGGCTCACCAGCGAAGACCACGGCCCCGAGATGGGTTGCTACGGCGACCCGCTGGCGCGCACGCCCCACGTCGATGCCCTCGCCGCGCAGGGCATGCGTTACCGGCTCGTCTGGTCCACCGCCCCGGTGTGCGCCCCGTCGCGCACGGCAATCATCTCCGGCCTCTATCCGTCGAGTTCCGGCGGTATCCACATGCGCTCGAGGGTGTCCCTGCCGCCGGGGATGCACCTCTACCCGCACTACCTGCGCGCAGCCGGCTACTACACCACGAACAACGACAAGGAGGACTACAACCTCCGCGCGCCGGCCAACCTCTGGGATGCGTCATCGAAGACCGCGCACTGGCGGAACCGGGCGCCGGGCCAGCCGTTTTTCGCGATCTTCAACTCCATGAAGAGCCATGAATCGCAGATCCGGAAGCGTCCGCACACCGCGGTCACGGATCCCGCGCAGGTCCGCCTCCCGGCCTATCATCCGGACACGCCCGAGGTACGCCAGGATTGGGCCCAGTACTACGACCAGGTCAGCGCGGCCGACGCGGACGCCGGTGCGCGCCTCCGGGAGATCGAGGCGGCCGGCCTGGCCGCGGACACGATCATCTTCTACTACGGGGACCACGGCAGAGGAATGCCGCGCAGCAAGCGCTGGCCGTCGAATTCCGGCCTCCACGTCCCGCTGGTGGTCTACTTCCCGGAACGCTGGCGCCACCTCGCGCCCGCGGACTACACGCCGGGCGGCGAGTCCGCGCGGTTCGTCAGCTTCGTCGACCTGGCACCGACACTCCTGAGCCTGGGCGGGACGCCCCCGCCCGCCTGGATGCAAGGCCAGGCCTTCGCCGGTCCGCACGCGGTCCCGGGGCGCACGCTGCTCTTCGGCGAGCGGGGCCGCATGGACGAGCGGCTCGACCTCGTCCGCAGCGTGACCGACGGCCGCTATGTGTATCTGCGGAACTACCTCCCCCAGGTTTCGCAGGGCCAACACGTCGCCTATCAGTTCCAGACCCCGACGACCCGGATCTGGCGCGAGCACTACGACCAGGGAAAAACCAATGCGGCCCAGTCCCTCTTCTGGCAGGTACCGAAGGCGCCGGAGGAACTCTACGACCTCACCACCGATCCCGACGAGGTGCACAACCTCGCCGCCCTGCCCGAACACCGGCCGGTCTTGGAGCGGCTCCGGCAGGCGTTGCGCTCACACCTCCTCGAAGTGCGCGACCTGGGTTTCCTCCCCGAGCGCGAACTGCACGCCCGGTCTGGGACCGACACCCCCTATGCCCTCGCGCGCGATCCCGCGCGCTACCCGCTGGAACTCATCCTCGAGACGGCGGAGCTCGCCTCGATCCTCGACCCGGCCGCGACGCCGACGCTGGTGCAGCGAGCCGCCCACGCCGACAGCGCCGTGCGCTACTGGGCGACGCTTGGCCTGCGCCTGCGCGGGGCGGAAACGGTGCGGGCCCAGGCCGGCGAGCTCACCCGAGCCTTGGCCGACGAATCCCCGGATGTGCGCATCGTCGCGGCTGAGGCGTTCGGTCACTTCGGCACCGCCGAGCAGCGGAGCACCGCCCTCGCGGTCCTGCGCGGGCTCGCGTCGCCCGGGGAGAACGGCGTCTTCGTCGCCCTGTCCGCCCTGCAGGCGATCGAGGCCCTCGGCGATCACGCGGCGGAGCTCCACCCCTTCGTCGCCGGCCTTGATCCAAACGGTCCGTTGCCCGATCCTCGCTTCAACGGTTACGTCGCCAGCCTGATCGAGAGCATCACCGGAAAATCTCCGGCCAAGCAGCCCTGA
- the bla gene encoding subclass B1 metallo-beta-lactamase: protein MRFRFLLLLLVLLADAAAQEVKLEVKPLAPDVWLHTSWQTTATWGLVPSNGLIVREADHIVVIDTAWGAAPSRALLAWIDRELKLPVTRLIVTHFHDDRLGGWEVFAERGVRIVTSEQTLALAKVEPTPAFDLYQLAPGEKLARGTLEILYPGPAHAPDNVVVWLPAHQILAGGCAVRSAVSGGLGNLSDASVADWAASIARVQAAYPAARLVLPGHGDPGGPELLEHTKALATAALHPKSN, encoded by the coding sequence ATGCGCTTCCGGTTTCTGCTCCTTCTCCTCGTCCTCCTGGCCGACGCCGCCGCGCAGGAGGTGAAGCTCGAGGTCAAACCACTGGCTCCGGACGTCTGGCTCCACACGTCGTGGCAAACGACGGCCACTTGGGGCCTCGTCCCCTCCAACGGCCTGATCGTGCGCGAGGCCGACCACATCGTCGTCATCGACACCGCCTGGGGCGCCGCCCCCTCCCGCGCGCTGCTGGCCTGGATCGACCGCGAACTGAAGTTGCCCGTCACCCGCCTGATCGTGACCCACTTCCATGACGACCGCCTCGGCGGCTGGGAGGTCTTCGCCGAGCGCGGCGTGCGCATCGTGACCTCCGAGCAAACCCTCGCCCTGGCCAAAGTGGAGCCCACCCCCGCCTTCGATCTCTACCAGCTGGCCCCGGGCGAAAAACTCGCCCGCGGCACCCTCGAAATCCTCTACCCCGGCCCGGCCCACGCCCCCGACAACGTCGTCGTCTGGCTGCCCGCCCACCAGATTCTCGCCGGAGGCTGCGCCGTCCGCAGCGCCGTGTCGGGCGGCCTCGGCAACCTCTCCGACGCCTCCGTCGCCGACTGGGCCGCCTCCATCGCCCGCGTCCAAGCCGCCTACCCCGCCGCCCGCCTCGTCCTCCCCGGCCACGGCGACCCCGGCGGCCCCGAGCTCCTTGAGCACACGAAGGCCCTCGCCACCGCCGCCCTCCACCCAAAATCCAACTGA
- a CDS encoding thioredoxin-like domain-containing protein translates to MRLPSRMWSMMVGLLLVGAAQADTFTTLQGASFEGKVKDLYGDTVLFGIKDSTRGIPLEELDDASLRKIALFLQDVAAVPPRWSQSTSPVAKAVARKLVVLREGKWAAFNPGERPEPEFYVLYYGAYWCGPCRRFSPTLVKAYHQLKAEAGDRFEVIFISSDQDDRGQITYAKEVGMPWPVVRFPDAQRIRVFEQWRARGIPSIVVVNREGDALFHSYRGEEYLGPDEPLQRFTHLLRASGGPGADAPRPGRHRLAIAQYLLNHPGTSPAPKPYLVGLDRNKLQTIPAGEIQLQLAVNARGQVEDLEFLTPLDAVHKDLVRRAIDTWLFLPAVTDGQPAPSKVVIPIVFAPAA, encoded by the coding sequence ATGCGACTCCCGTCCCGCATGTGGTCGATGATGGTTGGCCTGCTGCTTGTGGGGGCTGCCCAGGCCGACACGTTCACCACCTTGCAGGGTGCGTCCTTCGAGGGAAAAGTGAAAGACCTGTATGGCGACACGGTGCTCTTCGGCATCAAGGATAGCACCCGCGGCATTCCGCTCGAGGAGCTTGACGATGCGTCCCTGCGGAAGATTGCCCTGTTTCTGCAGGATGTAGCCGCCGTGCCTCCCCGGTGGAGCCAGTCCACTTCGCCGGTCGCCAAGGCAGTCGCGCGCAAGCTCGTCGTCCTACGGGAGGGCAAATGGGCGGCGTTCAACCCGGGCGAGCGGCCCGAACCCGAATTCTATGTACTTTACTACGGCGCTTACTGGTGCGGACCCTGCCGGCGGTTCAGCCCCACCTTGGTTAAGGCTTACCACCAATTAAAGGCCGAGGCCGGTGATCGCTTCGAGGTCATCTTCATCAGCAGCGATCAGGACGATCGGGGGCAGATCACCTACGCCAAGGAAGTCGGGATGCCATGGCCGGTGGTGCGCTTTCCCGACGCCCAGCGCATCCGCGTCTTCGAACAATGGCGGGCCAGGGGCATTCCGAGCATCGTGGTGGTCAACCGAGAAGGAGACGCGCTGTTCCATTCCTATCGCGGCGAGGAGTACTTGGGTCCCGACGAGCCGTTGCAACGCTTCACGCATCTGCTGCGCGCTTCGGGAGGGCCGGGCGCAGACGCTCCCCGGCCTGGCCGGCATCGCCTCGCAATTGCCCAATACCTGCTCAATCACCCGGGCACGAGCCCTGCGCCCAAACCGTACCTGGTCGGGCTCGACCGCAATAAACTGCAGACCATTCCGGCCGGCGAAATCCAATTGCAGCTCGCGGTGAATGCCCGGGGACAGGTCGAAGATCTCGAGTTCCTGACGCCGCTGGATGCCGTGCATAAGGATCTCGTCAGGCGTGCCATCGATACTTGGCTCTTCCTGCCTGCGGTAACCGACGGTCAACCGGCCCCCAGCAAGGTAGTCATCCCGATAGTGTTTGCACCTGCCGCCTGA
- a CDS encoding serine hydrolase domain-containing protein produces MAVTMAGLTHVSASVAAAREAQPVPVSPAASIDQSIEHRMQSARIVGLGAAIIVNRQLVWTRGYGFADKERALPFTSDTIMNIGSISKTVTGAALMRAVQDGKLSLDEDINHYLPFKVANPSFPNEPITLRQLATHTSSITDRGPAYASAYHFGRDSTQTLGAFLHDYFAPDGKHHSPDNFLSTKPGTHRDYSNIGAALAGYLVERAVGEEFNAYTKRIIFAPLKMAHTGWLMSEVDLTNHSNLYMAQGLAVPIQLYGLTTYPDGGLRTSVEELARFFIALLNGGEYQGVRILDQASVDEMLRFQYNPANPPDNVKLSGEGALNSGIFWATKDSLARIGHNGADPGLVTMMLADADKQLGVILFTNTAVQPEDGEVYRAIFDDLWQLGMNLKASGTNAIDRQEK; encoded by the coding sequence GTGGCCGTCACGATGGCCGGCTTGACCCACGTTTCCGCATCGGTCGCAGCCGCTCGCGAGGCCCAACCGGTGCCGGTCAGTCCCGCGGCTTCGATTGACCAGTCCATCGAGCACCGGATGCAGTCAGCCCGGATCGTGGGGCTGGGCGCGGCCATTATCGTCAACCGGCAGCTGGTCTGGACCCGAGGCTATGGCTTCGCGGACAAGGAGCGGGCCCTGCCGTTTACCTCCGACACGATCATGAACATCGGGTCGATCAGCAAGACTGTCACGGGCGCCGCCCTGATGCGCGCGGTGCAGGACGGCAAGCTCTCCCTCGACGAGGACATCAACCACTACCTGCCATTCAAGGTGGCCAATCCCTCCTTCCCGAACGAGCCCATCACCCTGCGCCAGCTGGCGACCCACACCTCCAGCATCACCGACCGGGGCCCCGCCTACGCCAGCGCTTATCACTTTGGTCGCGATTCCACGCAGACCCTCGGGGCATTCCTCCACGACTACTTTGCCCCCGACGGAAAGCACCATTCCCCGGACAATTTCCTGTCCACCAAGCCCGGGACGCATCGCGATTACTCGAACATCGGAGCCGCGCTGGCGGGCTACCTCGTCGAACGAGCTGTCGGGGAAGAATTCAACGCGTACACCAAGCGGATCATCTTCGCGCCCCTGAAGATGGCGCATACGGGCTGGCTGATGTCCGAGGTCGACCTGACCAACCACTCGAACCTCTACATGGCGCAGGGACTCGCCGTACCCATCCAACTCTACGGCCTGACCACCTATCCGGACGGTGGCCTGCGGACTTCCGTGGAAGAGCTGGCCCGCTTCTTCATCGCCCTGCTGAACGGGGGCGAGTACCAAGGCGTCCGCATCCTCGACCAGGCCTCGGTCGACGAGATGCTCCGGTTCCAATACAACCCGGCCAACCCACCTGACAATGTGAAGCTGAGCGGCGAGGGCGCGCTGAACTCCGGCATCTTCTGGGCCACGAAGGACTCCCTCGCCCGGATCGGCCACAATGGCGCCGATCCCGGCCTGGTCACGATGATGCTCGCGGATGCCGACAAACAACTCGGCGTGATCCTGTTCACCAACACCGCCGTCCAGCCGGAGGACGGTGAGGTCTACCGCGCGATCTTCGATGACCTCTGGCAACTGGGCATGAACCTCAAAGCCTCCGGGACGAACGCCATAGACCGGCAGGAGAAGTGA